The Verrucomicrobiota bacterium genome contains a region encoding:
- a CDS encoding beta-ketoacyl-[acyl-carrier-protein] synthase family protein, whose protein sequence is MSSPVAIAGCGVVSALGTGIAGLELAITANASGLRHNERMAHRGYQSAVGGWVPESVLETLRSTSPAYADARAFLLSLDALRQACLEALPFFESINPTRRGLVLSTTKADIEALERKLNHTAGSPLAERHWHPALLAADLAAEWSIAGPVQCVSAACISGLLAIQQGATLIQREQADVVAVVGVDLISHFVLAGFSTLKSLEPDGCHPFDAGRMGLSLGEGAGALLLVREDLLASPAPRILGWGVSNDANHLTGPSRDGAGLALAMTRALARAAIAPDAIDYLNAHGTGTPYNDAMESLAMRTVFGENVPPFSSSKGMLGHCLGAAGIIETIVCLIALRTRLLPGTPRLRERDPAAPASLLSQPQHGTRVRYALKINCGFGGTNAALVLEQPQNLTAKALA, encoded by the coding sequence GTGAGTTCTCCGGTTGCCATCGCCGGCTGCGGGGTTGTCTCGGCTTTGGGCACCGGGATTGCCGGACTGGAACTTGCCATCACTGCCAATGCCAGTGGGCTGCGGCATAATGAGCGCATGGCACACCGGGGTTATCAATCGGCAGTCGGCGGATGGGTGCCGGAAAGTGTTCTTGAGACGCTGCGCTCGACAAGTCCGGCATACGCCGATGCCCGTGCCTTTTTGTTATCCTTGGATGCCTTGCGCCAAGCCTGCCTTGAGGCGCTCCCGTTCTTTGAATCCATCAACCCAACCCGCCGCGGCTTGGTGCTCTCCACGACCAAGGCGGATATTGAGGCGTTGGAACGCAAACTCAACCACACCGCCGGTTCCCCGCTCGCGGAGCGTCATTGGCATCCCGCTTTATTAGCGGCGGATTTGGCGGCGGAATGGTCCATCGCCGGTCCGGTGCAGTGCGTTTCCGCCGCCTGCATTTCCGGCCTGCTGGCGATCCAGCAAGGGGCGACGCTTATCCAACGAGAGCAAGCCGACGTAGTCGCAGTCGTGGGCGTGGATTTGATCTCCCACTTTGTGCTGGCTGGATTCTCCACGCTCAAATCGCTTGAACCAGATGGCTGCCATCCGTTTGATGCCGGGCGTATGGGCCTCAGCCTGGGAGAGGGCGCGGGGGCCTTGCTCTTGGTCCGGGAAGATTTACTGGCATCCCCTGCCCCGCGCATTCTTGGTTGGGGAGTCAGCAATGATGCCAACCATCTGACGGGACCATCGCGTGACGGCGCAGGGTTGGCGCTCGCAATGACACGCGCGCTTGCCCGTGCCGCAATTGCACCAGATGCGATTGATTACCTGAACGCCCACGGGACCGGCACCCCGTATAACGACGCCATGGAGTCCCTGGCCATGCGCACAGTTTTCGGGGAGAACGTACCGCCGTTCAGTTCCAGCAAAGGGATGCTCGGTCATTGCCTTGGCGCTGCCGGAATTATCGAAACAATTGTCTGCCTGATTGCCCTGCGTACCCGGCTTTTACCGGGCACCCCCCGCTTGCGCGAACGCGATCCCGCCGCGCCGGCTTCCTTGCTGAGCCAGCCGCAACACGGCACACGCGTGCGGTACGCCCTTAAAATTAACTGTGGTTTTGGCGGCACAAACGCGGCGCTCGTATTAGAGCAACCGCAAAACCTGACCGCCAAAGCACTCGCCTAA
- a CDS encoding sigma-54 dependent transcriptional regulator, with translation MNHNQPLPPLLIVDDEKNMRLSLHAALSAEGYLAETVESAEAALQQLTTHEFFMVITDARLGGMSGYEFLRQAHQRWPRLPLLMITAYATPKLAVEAIQAGAMNYLSKPFAPEELLHAVANCAERYRLLQENAELRAKTSEIARLENIIGDSQRMSDLKKLIQTVAISNATVLILGESGTGKELIAGALHHLSARREANYVRINCAAIPENLLESELFGHEKGAFTGAIRQKLGRVEEANGGTIFLDEIGDMSRPLQAKLLRFLEDGSFTRVGGNEEHRVDVRLLAATNRDIIQAIQEGHFREDLYHRLNVVQLRPPPLRERGKDVVLLADHFLKQFNLAMKKHIQTIGASAQQKLMGHHWPGNVRELRNVIERAVILEFSTEIQAANLPDFRLEMRLRREDVTPVTMDLSLEDALSNYERELITAALEKNKFSLTKAAEQLKITRHALRYRMQRLDLSTGVESEEDTNLIGKDQAK, from the coding sequence ATGAATCATAACCAACCGCTTCCCCCGCTGCTGATTGTGGACGATGAAAAAAACATGCGGCTTTCGCTGCACGCAGCGCTCAGCGCGGAGGGCTATCTGGCGGAGACGGTGGAATCGGCTGAAGCAGCTCTCCAACAACTGACCACCCATGAATTCTTCATGGTCATCACCGATGCGCGGCTGGGCGGCATGAGCGGTTATGAATTTCTGCGCCAGGCTCACCAACGCTGGCCCCGTTTGCCACTGCTGATGATCACGGCCTACGCAACACCTAAACTGGCGGTCGAGGCGATCCAGGCCGGCGCGATGAATTACCTTTCCAAACCATTTGCGCCCGAAGAACTGTTACACGCCGTCGCGAATTGTGCCGAGCGCTATCGTTTATTGCAGGAAAATGCCGAATTACGGGCCAAAACATCTGAAATTGCCCGACTGGAGAATATTATCGGGGATTCCCAGCGCATGAGCGACCTGAAAAAGCTGATCCAAACGGTGGCCATTTCCAACGCCACCGTGCTTATTCTGGGCGAAAGCGGCACTGGAAAGGAACTCATTGCCGGTGCCTTGCATCACCTGAGCGCCAGGCGTGAAGCCAATTATGTTCGCATCAATTGTGCAGCGATTCCTGAGAACCTGCTTGAGAGCGAACTGTTTGGGCATGAAAAAGGAGCGTTTACCGGTGCCATCCGGCAAAAGCTGGGGCGGGTGGAAGAAGCCAATGGCGGAACCATATTTCTGGACGAAATCGGAGACATGAGCCGACCATTGCAAGCCAAACTGCTGCGTTTCCTTGAAGATGGCTCCTTTACCCGCGTCGGCGGCAACGAGGAGCACCGCGTGGATGTGCGCCTGCTGGCGGCTACCAACCGGGACATCATCCAGGCCATTCAAGAAGGCCATTTCCGAGAAGATTTATACCATCGTCTCAACGTCGTGCAACTGCGCCCCCCGCCACTGCGGGAACGGGGCAAAGATGTGGTATTGCTGGCGGATCATTTTCTCAAGCAGTTCAATTTGGCAATGAAGAAGCACATCCAGACTATCGGTGCCTCCGCCCAGCAAAAATTAATGGGCCATCACTGGCCGGGAAACGTGAGGGAATTACGCAATGTCATTGAACGGGCGGTTATTCTGGAGTTTTCAACCGAAATCCAAGCGGCCAACCTGCCCGATTTTCGGCTAGAAATGCGCCTGCGACGGGAAGATGTGACGCCGGTGACTATGGATTTGTCACTGGAAGACGCCCTGTCCAACTACGAGCGCGAACTCATTACAGCGGCGTTGGAAAAGAACAAGTTCAGTTTGACTAAAGCCGCCGAACAGTTGAAGATAACCCGGCATGCTTTACGATACCGGATGCAACGATTGGACCTGAGTACCGGTGTGGAAAGCGAAGAAGACACCAACCTGATTGGAAAGGATCAGGCAAAATGA
- a CDS encoding CHAD domain-containing protein, with protein MKPKLDIKRYAKRLKQLQLALAAAGRVGCRRGTCESIHRLRVILRRVRLYLRLGRFLFKGDDVKNFNRWSKHTSDVLGPVRDRDMALAWLREHPVAQGLTLRVQAQRRQSWEAARKRLKDMPAFPTVKNWKHGDQSKAGKKLSKRLSRSIQMAREVVIVYKEPFDPHHSEGWHKLRRVVRRWRYLHELQRSKQELKTDAILSAQLALQEQLGEAQNLNAVWLMVRAAAPEASAGEIKVLLEQERQDWLIKAQAALTALQRQTQID; from the coding sequence GTGAAACCGAAACTCGACATCAAGCGGTATGCCAAGCGGCTCAAGCAACTCCAGTTGGCCTTGGCCGCCGCCGGGAGAGTCGGTTGCCGCCGGGGGACGTGCGAGAGCATTCATCGGCTGCGTGTGATTTTGCGGCGGGTGCGGCTGTATTTGCGCCTGGGCCGCTTTCTGTTCAAGGGTGATGACGTAAAGAATTTTAACCGCTGGTCCAAGCACACCTCGGATGTGTTGGGGCCGGTGCGTGATCGGGATATGGCGCTGGCATGGTTGAGAGAGCATCCGGTGGCGCAAGGTCTGACGCTACGCGTCCAAGCGCAACGCCGCCAGTCATGGGAAGCCGCCCGCAAACGGCTGAAAGACATGCCCGCATTTCCCACCGTCAAAAACTGGAAACACGGTGATCAATCAAAAGCCGGGAAAAAGTTGTCCAAGCGTCTTAGCCGTTCAATTCAGATGGCGCGCGAAGTGGTGATTGTCTATAAGGAGCCGTTCGATCCACATCATTCAGAAGGCTGGCATAAACTGCGTCGCGTGGTCCGGCGTTGGCGCTATCTGCATGAACTGCAACGTTCCAAACAGGAATTAAAAACCGACGCAATTCTGTCGGCGCAACTAGCCCTTCAGGAGCAACTGGGGGAAGCGCAGAACCTCAACGCCGTATGGCTGATGGTTCGCGCCGCCGCCCCGGAAGCGTCGGCGGGGGAAATCAAAGTGCTGCTGGAGCAAGAGCGGCAGGACTGGCTGATCAAGGCGCAGGCGGCTTTGACGGCCTTGCAGCGGCAGACGCAAATTGACTGA
- a CDS encoding thioesterase family protein has translation MNTAQPIRLKNVAGRRCRAPALPFLEETTLVRVRFNEVDAMQVVWHGHYVNYFEEGRRAFGRKYGIDYTEFFAQNTPAPVVRLQVDYLASARMADVLEVTARLLKSEAAKLDFEYEIRRQADRALLVTGSTTQVFTSITGELLLTWPGYLVERFKAWEPLWKQPA, from the coding sequence ATGAATACCGCGCAACCAATTCGCTTGAAAAATGTGGCTGGCCGCCGGTGCCGGGCTCCCGCACTGCCGTTCCTGGAAGAAACGACCCTGGTGCGCGTTCGTTTCAATGAAGTGGATGCCATGCAGGTGGTATGGCACGGTCATTATGTGAATTATTTCGAGGAAGGGCGCCGGGCCTTTGGCCGAAAATATGGGATAGATTACACAGAATTTTTCGCCCAGAACACGCCCGCCCCGGTCGTGCGGCTACAGGTGGATTACCTGGCCTCCGCCCGGATGGCGGATGTGCTGGAAGTAACCGCCCGGTTGCTAAAATCAGAGGCCGCCAAACTGGACTTTGAATACGAAATCCGGCGGCAAGCGGATCGCGCCTTGTTAGTGACCGGCAGCACCACCCAGGTGTTCACTTCGATCACCGGGGAACTGTTATTGACCTGGCCAGGGTATCTGGTCGAGCGGTTCAAAGCATGGGAACCCTTGTGGAAACAACCGGCGTGA
- a CDS encoding EamA family transporter, producing the protein MTKILVILFVGLVCEAIGVVLLKDGIDGICKGRDVTLVNILPLFLKGVVNIKILLGVFFEAVFFACLLYLMSQKDISFIWPLTSLSFVVTTLAAVLYLKEHVTPARWIGVSLIMLGAGIITWNEKQTEKLKADAPVPSVAMNSTADKN; encoded by the coding sequence ATGACGAAAATACTTGTGATTTTATTTGTTGGGCTGGTCTGTGAAGCCATCGGGGTCGTGCTGCTCAAAGATGGGATTGACGGGATCTGCAAAGGCCGCGACGTGACCTTGGTCAATATTCTCCCCCTCTTTCTCAAAGGGGTGGTCAATATCAAGATTCTGTTGGGCGTGTTCTTCGAGGCGGTGTTTTTTGCCTGCCTGCTCTACCTTATGAGTCAAAAGGACATCAGCTTTATCTGGCCGCTCACCTCCTTGAGTTTCGTGGTGACCACTCTGGCCGCAGTGCTGTATTTGAAGGAACATGTCACCCCCGCCCGCTGGATTGGCGTTTCCTTGATCATGCTGGGCGCGGGCATCATCACTTGGAACGAGAAACAGACGGAAAAACTGAAGGCAGATGCGCCAGTGCCATCCGTCGCCATGAATTCAACCGCCGATAAGAACTGA
- the lysA gene encoding diaminopimelate decarboxylase, producing the protein MHDFNYVGNELYCEAVPVKTLVKQHGTPLYIYSQHTIEAHFGKLHTALASLDHLICFAMKANSNQAILRTLAKAGSGFDIVSGGELQRAMAAGGDPGKCVFAGVGKTEGEIEFAIRQGIYCFNVESEPELIRINRVAARLRKVAPVAVRVNPNVDAHTHAKITTGTYENKFGIAIETIEGVYARASRLKHLRLRGLQMHIGSQLTETTPFAEAVKKVAPLVARLAAKYQFEFFSIGGGLGIVYRSALASGKAAWWRGPEGRGILTPANYAEAVVPLLKPLGLRILIEPGRFIVGNAGILVTRVEYLKQTGKKNFVIVDAAMNDLIRPAFYDSYHEIVPTAKRRGALVQSDVVGPICESGDYFCKDRPLPKVGEGDYLALLSAGAYGSVMGSNYNTRALPVEVLVNGEQSAVVRQRQPVDKIWELEKVPDWLK; encoded by the coding sequence ATGCATGATTTTAATTATGTTGGGAATGAGTTGTACTGCGAAGCCGTGCCGGTGAAAACGCTGGTCAAACAGCACGGCACGCCGCTGTATATTTACTCCCAGCACACCATCGAAGCGCATTTCGGCAAGCTGCACACGGCGTTGGCATCGCTGGATCACCTGATTTGCTTTGCCATGAAAGCGAACTCCAATCAGGCCATCCTGCGCACTTTGGCCAAGGCCGGCAGCGGGTTTGACATTGTCAGCGGGGGCGAGTTGCAACGGGCCATGGCGGCGGGGGGTGATCCGGGCAAATGCGTGTTTGCCGGCGTCGGGAAAACCGAGGGCGAGATTGAATTTGCCATCCGCCAGGGCATTTACTGCTTCAATGTGGAAAGCGAGCCGGAATTGATTCGGATCAACCGGGTCGCCGCCCGCTTGCGGAAGGTGGCGCCGGTGGCGGTGCGGGTGAACCCCAACGTGGACGCCCATACCCATGCCAAAATCACGACGGGCACTTACGAAAACAAATTTGGGATTGCGATTGAAACCATCGAAGGCGTTTATGCGCGGGCCAGCCGGCTGAAGCATTTGCGGTTGCGCGGGCTGCAAATGCACATCGGATCGCAATTGACGGAGACCACGCCGTTTGCCGAGGCGGTTAAAAAAGTTGCGCCGTTGGTGGCGCGGCTGGCGGCTAAATATCAATTCGAGTTCTTCAGCATTGGGGGCGGGTTGGGCATTGTGTATCGTTCCGCTTTGGCCAGCGGCAAGGCCGCCTGGTGGCGCGGGCCGGAGGGGCGGGGCATTTTGACGCCGGCGAACTATGCGGAGGCCGTGGTGCCGTTGCTTAAACCGTTGGGGCTGCGGATACTGATTGAGCCGGGTCGTTTTATCGTCGGCAATGCCGGCATCCTCGTTACGCGGGTGGAGTATTTGAAACAAACCGGGAAGAAGAATTTTGTGATTGTGGATGCGGCCATGAATGACCTGATCCGTCCGGCGTTCTATGATTCGTATCATGAGATCGTGCCGACCGCCAAAAGGCGCGGCGCACTCGTCCAGAGCGACGTGGTGGGGCCAATCTGTGAATCCGGCGATTATTTTTGTAAAGATCGTCCGTTGCCCAAGGTCGGGGAGGGGGATTATCTGGCCCTGTTGAGTGCTGGCGCCTATGGTTCTGTGATGGGGTCCAACTATAACACCCGGGCCTTGCCGGTCGAGGTGCTGGTGAATGGCGAACAATCGGCAGTCGTCCGCCAGCGTCAACCGGTGGACAAAATTTGGGAACTGGAGAAGGTGCCGGATTGGCTGAAGTGA
- a CDS encoding ComEC/Rec2 family competence protein has product MIKYPLIVPASCFAVGILVARYATILVAWPLTVASLCVMAAVYLPNRRTWLLWASAVFFGWSNLTWRESVWHPEDLRALVGTHIEPVTVRGTLLEMPSMKAIPHDPEDIWRTTVQIEVEAIKLLRQDWQPARGRVITRTTGQLPAVFFSGQVVEIEGTMQPPPPPPVPGLFDYQSYLRWQGIYHQLNIRTPDGWRLAATNHALARLPFSERFLEWGRTSMGKGLPEEDESLRLQWAMVLGWKPGLNDEVSDAFMRTGTLHIFAISGLHVALIAAMLLAVFKVMYMPRWLRGWLVIPLIWFYTGVTGWQPSAIRSAIMATVLLAGYSLKRPSNLLNSLFAAGGIIVLWQPQQLFQVSFQLSFLAVLGIALFMPPLESWQKRLFQPDPLLPDDLRPAWQRALESPLRHLGTSLATSLAAFLGTLPIIAQYFHLVTPISLLANLVIVPLSSIALACGIATLFLTAWLPSAAELFNHSGWGLMKCMVEISRWLAECPGGWFYVTEPGLAFIAVFYVLLVLLLTGWLFHAPWRWRTGLPILLVALWLSWGGLVRPESIQARFTVLPFKSGHAVFYEGRNGRDQMLMDCGSHDVAEWMIKPFLFARGWDRLSALLLTHGDTRQVGGAMVIATNFFPARMYTSPVAFRSKAYQSVKQDLAACIPGQYELISGDTFGPFHVMHPEADDHFSRSDDSSFVLRAEMGGTRLLFLFELGRRGQSALLERHPPNDLQADIVVAGMLEDGEPLAGPLLDAIQPKIILLADSVFPASARASPNLRERLSKTGIPVLYGHEQGAFTITVTRNGWTVRTMRGLETSGTAGK; this is encoded by the coding sequence TTGATCAAATATCCGCTCATCGTGCCGGCGAGTTGTTTCGCCGTCGGGATTCTGGTCGCACGCTACGCGACCATCCTGGTCGCCTGGCCATTGACGGTGGCCAGCCTGTGCGTCATGGCGGCGGTCTATTTGCCAAATCGCCGGACGTGGTTGCTGTGGGCCAGCGCCGTATTCTTTGGTTGGAGCAACCTGACCTGGCGTGAATCCGTGTGGCATCCGGAGGATTTGCGCGCCTTGGTCGGAACTCATATCGAACCGGTAACCGTGCGCGGTACCCTGCTGGAAATGCCGTCCATGAAAGCCATTCCGCATGACCCGGAGGACATCTGGCGGACCACCGTGCAAATCGAGGTGGAGGCCATCAAACTGCTTCGCCAGGATTGGCAGCCGGCACGCGGACGCGTAATCACCCGAACAACCGGACAACTCCCAGCCGTGTTTTTCAGCGGTCAAGTGGTGGAAATTGAAGGCACCATGCAACCACCTCCCCCGCCGCCGGTGCCTGGATTATTCGATTACCAATCCTACCTGCGTTGGCAAGGGATTTATCACCAACTGAACATCCGTACCCCAGACGGCTGGCGACTGGCGGCAACGAATCACGCCCTGGCCCGGTTGCCGTTTTCCGAACGATTCCTCGAATGGGGGCGCACGTCCATGGGCAAGGGTCTGCCGGAAGAGGATGAATCGTTGCGCTTGCAATGGGCCATGGTGCTGGGTTGGAAACCGGGTTTGAACGACGAGGTATCCGATGCCTTCATGCGGACCGGCACCTTGCATATTTTTGCCATCAGCGGATTGCACGTGGCGCTGATCGCAGCCATGCTCCTCGCCGTATTCAAGGTGATGTATATGCCGCGTTGGTTGCGTGGCTGGCTGGTCATACCCTTGATCTGGTTCTACACCGGAGTCACCGGCTGGCAACCTTCCGCCATCCGCTCCGCCATCATGGCCACGGTGCTGCTGGCAGGCTATTCATTGAAGCGCCCTTCCAACTTGCTTAATTCCCTATTTGCCGCCGGCGGAATCATCGTGCTCTGGCAACCACAACAACTTTTCCAAGTCAGTTTTCAACTTTCATTCCTGGCCGTGCTGGGCATTGCCTTGTTCATGCCGCCACTGGAAAGCTGGCAAAAAAGACTTTTCCAACCCGACCCATTGTTGCCAGACGATTTGCGACCAGCCTGGCAGCGGGCATTGGAATCCCCCTTGCGCCACCTCGGAACCAGCCTGGCAACCTCCCTGGCGGCGTTTTTAGGCACTCTGCCGATTATTGCGCAATACTTTCATCTTGTGACTCCAATCAGCCTGCTGGCGAATCTGGTGATTGTCCCCCTGAGCAGCATCGCGCTGGCGTGCGGAATCGCCACCTTGTTTCTGACTGCTTGGTTGCCCTCAGCAGCGGAGCTATTCAACCACAGCGGATGGGGCCTGATGAAATGCATGGTGGAAATCAGCCGGTGGCTGGCGGAATGTCCGGGTGGTTGGTTTTATGTCACGGAACCCGGACTTGCCTTCATTGCAGTATTCTACGTTTTATTGGTTCTACTGTTGACCGGCTGGTTATTCCACGCCCCATGGCGCTGGCGAACGGGTTTGCCAATCCTGCTCGTCGCGCTATGGCTGTCCTGGGGTGGTCTCGTCCGTCCAGAGTCAATTCAGGCGCGATTTACCGTGCTGCCATTCAAAAGCGGTCACGCGGTATTTTATGAAGGGCGGAATGGCCGGGACCAAATGTTGATGGATTGCGGCTCACACGATGTGGCCGAGTGGATGATAAAACCTTTCTTATTCGCGCGCGGGTGGGACAGGCTTTCCGCCCTTCTGCTGACCCATGGCGACACCCGGCAGGTGGGCGGCGCGATGGTCATCGCGACGAACTTTTTCCCGGCGCGCATGTACACCAGTCCGGTGGCGTTCCGTTCCAAAGCCTACCAAAGCGTTAAACAAGACCTGGCCGCCTGCATCCCAGGCCAGTACGAACTCATCAGTGGCGATACGTTTGGCCCCTTCCATGTCATGCACCCAGAGGCGGATGATCACTTTTCACGATCCGATGATTCCTCGTTTGTGCTGCGCGCGGAGATGGGAGGCACCCGGCTGCTGTTTCTGTTTGAACTGGGCCGGCGCGGTCAAAGCGCGTTGCTGGAACGCCATCCGCCAAACGACTTGCAGGCGGACATTGTGGTGGCCGGCATGTTGGAAGACGGTGAACCGCTGGCCGGACCTTTATTGGATGCCATTCAGCCCAAAATCATACTCCTGGCCGATTCCGTGTTTCCCGCCTCGGCACGAGCCAGTCCCAACCTGCGCGAGCGGCTTTCCAAAACCGGGATTCCGGTCCTCTATGGTCATGAGCAAGGGGCCTTCACCATCACGGTGACCAGAAATGGTTGGACGGTACGCACCATGCGGGGATTGGAAACCAGCGGCACCGCTGGAAAATAG
- the hpnK gene encoding hopanoid biosynthesis-associated protein HpnK has product MARPDSARRLIVNADDLGRSASINTAIIQAHHEGILTSASLMVNEPEAGRAVQLAKANPSLGVGLHLVLIMGRAALSQSALSGLVDAQGYFGTDPVKLGFNYFFQRRLREPLRREIEAQFQKFAATGLKMDHVNGHMHLHMQPVIFGILMENAQRWGIRHFRLTNEPLRPNLRAVSGRFFQRALHSWIFAVLSARQRRALQQRGIRFTDAVFGQLQDAHVDEAYVLGLLPQLTPGTYELYSHPSLDTFKHELDALVSPRVRTLVDQLRIQTIRYQDL; this is encoded by the coding sequence ATGGCACGCCCTGACTCCGCGCGCAGACTCATCGTCAATGCGGATGATTTGGGTCGTTCCGCCAGCATTAATACCGCCATTATCCAAGCGCACCACGAAGGCATCCTGACCAGTGCCAGCCTCATGGTCAATGAACCGGAGGCGGGCCGCGCGGTGCAATTGGCAAAAGCAAATCCGTCCTTGGGCGTGGGTTTGCACCTGGTGCTAATCATGGGCCGCGCGGCGCTCAGCCAATCCGCGCTTTCCGGTCTGGTGGACGCGCAGGGATATTTTGGCACTGACCCGGTGAAATTGGGATTCAACTATTTTTTCCAACGCCGTCTGCGCGAACCATTGCGGCGGGAAATCGAGGCGCAATTTCAAAAGTTCGCGGCGACCGGCCTCAAAATGGACCATGTGAATGGCCACATGCATCTGCACATGCAACCGGTCATTTTCGGCATCCTGATGGAAAACGCGCAGCGGTGGGGCATTCGCCACTTCCGCCTGACTAACGAACCATTGCGCCCCAATTTGCGGGCGGTTTCAGGGCGATTTTTCCAACGCGCGTTGCATTCGTGGATTTTTGCCGTGCTCTCCGCCCGCCAACGGCGCGCACTGCAACAGCGTGGCATCCGCTTTACCGATGCCGTGTTTGGCCAATTGCAGGATGCGCATGTGGACGAGGCGTATGTCCTTGGGCTTTTGCCCCAACTCACGCCGGGAACGTATGAGCTTTACTCTCATCCCTCATTGGATACTTTTAAACACGAACTGGATGCGCTGGTAAGCCCACGAGTAAGGACGCTGGTGGACCAACTACGCATTCAAACCATACGCTATCAGGATTTGTGA
- a CDS encoding beta-ketoacyl synthase N-terminal-like domain-containing protein has translation MNSPVILAASYLGPEGHGNDQVGLRPWPAKLAASFERGDLTELHWSWFFPSDSSRIARMDLMCRLGLMAAELLESGLEGWDSARRERVGVCVETCAGSLATDVRFLQTPKPTLFTYTLPSTVIGELCIRYRLKGPVLCLISESPAQESVLREAVTWLTQNDAEACLCLQCEAVDQTLAATVPLPGGLRPGDWRAGALLLGKPRGEAREYPLSGLNLRQLCRELCGGKPS, from the coding sequence ATGAATTCTCCTGTCATCCTTGCCGCAAGTTACCTGGGGCCTGAAGGACATGGCAACGATCAAGTCGGCCTGCGTCCCTGGCCGGCGAAGTTAGCCGCCTCATTTGAACGGGGCGACCTGACCGAACTGCATTGGTCCTGGTTTTTTCCCTCGGACTCCTCACGCATTGCGCGCATGGATCTGATGTGCCGCCTGGGACTCATGGCTGCGGAACTTCTGGAAAGTGGCCTCGAAGGATGGGATTCCGCCCGTCGCGAGCGCGTCGGGGTTTGTGTGGAAACCTGCGCCGGTTCCCTGGCGACGGATGTGCGTTTTTTGCAAACCCCAAAACCCACCTTGTTCACGTACACGCTGCCCAGCACGGTCATCGGCGAACTGTGCATCCGCTACCGCTTGAAAGGCCCGGTGTTATGCCTGATCTCCGAAAGTCCCGCCCAGGAATCGGTGCTGCGGGAAGCCGTGACCTGGCTGACCCAAAATGACGCCGAAGCCTGTCTCTGCCTCCAGTGCGAAGCCGTGGATCAAACGCTGGCCGCGACGGTTCCGTTGCCGGGTGGACTGCGACCGGGCGATTGGCGCGCCGGTGCGCTCCTCTTGGGGAAACCACGTGGCGAGGCCAGGGAGTATCCGTTGTCCGGCCTCAATTTGCGCCAACTTTGCCGTGAATTGTGCGGCGGCAAACCAAGTTGA
- the hpnD gene encoding presqualene diphosphate synthase HpnD, with the protein MQSSQAITRKSNSNLALAFVMLPREKRAAMASLYAFCREVDDVADEDTVPTPERRARLAAWRADLKLAYSGGKPQFPVNQELQPVIARYGLSFEHFDALILGCEMDLDTLRYTTLEELEKYCYHVASVVGLLSIRIFEYQNPACTDYAIYLGKALQLTNILRDVSTDANRGRIYLPLELLQQHQVKPADILSHQYSPGYQQVATTVATRARHYYQLARTTLPEGERRAMVAAELMGSVYWQLLKKLEQHRFDVFSSVPVKLSKGHKILLILRAWCRFMCGISQSTYGTP; encoded by the coding sequence ATGCAGTCCAGCCAAGCCATCACCCGCAAAAGCAACTCCAACCTAGCGTTGGCCTTTGTCATGTTGCCCCGGGAAAAGCGCGCGGCCATGGCGTCGCTTTACGCCTTCTGTCGGGAAGTCGATGACGTTGCGGACGAAGATACGGTTCCCACCCCGGAACGGCGGGCGCGCTTGGCGGCATGGCGTGCGGATCTGAAACTGGCTTATTCCGGCGGCAAACCGCAATTCCCAGTCAATCAGGAACTCCAACCCGTCATCGCCCGCTATGGTCTTTCCTTCGAACACTTTGACGCCCTGATTCTCGGCTGTGAAATGGATCTGGATACCCTCCGGTACACCACCCTTGAGGAGCTTGAAAAGTACTGTTACCACGTGGCCTCCGTAGTCGGTTTGCTCAGTATCCGAATTTTCGAGTACCAAAACCCGGCCTGCACCGATTATGCCATTTATCTGGGCAAGGCTTTGCAGCTTACCAACATTCTGCGCGATGTCAGTACCGATGCCAACCGCGGTCGCATTTATCTGCCCTTGGAATTATTGCAACAACATCAGGTAAAACCGGCAGACATTTTAAGTCACCAGTATTCCCCCGGTTATCAGCAAGTGGCCACCACGGTCGCGACCAGAGCACGGCATTACTATCAACTCGCCCGCACGACGCTTCCGGAAGGGGAACGCCGGGCCATGGTGGCCGCCGAATTGATGGGCTCGGTATATTGGCAATTGCTGAAAAAGTTGGAACAGCACCGGTTTGACGTCTTTAGCTCGGTTCCCGTCAAGCTCAGCAAAGGGCACAAAATCCTGTTAATCCTCCGCGCTTGGTGCCGTTTTATGTGTGGCATCAGCCAATCCACCTATGGCACGCCCTGA